A single Bacillus sp. OxB-1 DNA region contains:
- a CDS encoding GNAT family N-acetyltransferase: MTRELEVRLMKTNDEMRLVQKLEREVWGMEPIPTHQTVTAVKNGGIMLGAFDGEKMVGFSYGFTGFSNGQTYLCSHMLGVHPEYQLMGIGKLLKDEQMKTARNMGYDLITWTFDPLESRNAYLNTSKLYGICDTYLENCYGEMDDGLNKGLPTDRFQISWWITSERVTGEWNPSISEYHRPFEVEESKNGNPVLRYDEVDVDLARDGIEVPIPQHFQLMKGSEPELAMDWRMKTRAIFQQLFAAGYAIVGVNRTSGHVHYYQCVKKSFIPIKPKGEVQ, translated from the coding sequence ATGACGAGGGAGTTGGAAGTTCGCCTCATGAAAACGAACGATGAAATGCGGCTCGTCCAAAAACTGGAGCGGGAGGTATGGGGGATGGAGCCGATTCCGACCCACCAAACCGTGACGGCTGTAAAAAATGGCGGTATCATGCTCGGGGCATTCGACGGAGAGAAAATGGTCGGCTTTTCATACGGTTTTACTGGTTTTTCAAACGGACAGACGTATTTATGCTCCCATATGCTCGGCGTCCACCCGGAATACCAACTTATGGGGATCGGGAAGCTGTTGAAAGACGAGCAGATGAAGACGGCGAGGAACATGGGCTATGACTTGATCACATGGACGTTTGATCCGCTTGAAAGCCGGAATGCGTACCTCAATACTTCAAAATTGTACGGCATTTGCGACACTTATCTGGAAAACTGTTACGGCGAAATGGATGACGGGTTGAATAAAGGGTTGCCTACCGATCGTTTCCAAATCTCTTGGTGGATTACTAGCGAAAGGGTAACGGGAGAATGGAACCCTTCCATATCTGAATATCATCGGCCGTTTGAAGTCGAAGAATCTAAAAACGGGAATCCGGTCCTCCGGTATGACGAAGTTGATGTGGATTTGGCACGTGATGGAATTGAAGTGCCGATTCCTCAACATTTCCAACTCATGAAAGGGAGCGAGCCTGAATTGGCAATGGATTGGCGAATGAAGACCCGAGCCATATTCCAACAATTATTCGCAGCAGGCTATGCAATAGTCGGAGTCAATCGCACATCGGGTCATGTGCATTATTATCAATGTGTCAAAAAGTCTTTTATTCCAATCAAACCTAAAGGAGAAGTGCAATGA
- a CDS encoding sodium:solute symporter family protein, with amino-acid sequence MYVTAILLYIVFIVGIGIFYKRYVKGIEDFALAGRSLGTPVLLGTLFATLVGGATVVGYTGSFYLMGLDWWFSAIGAILGILVAAIILAEKFRKFEQFTVPDMLAMRYDNRSRYVSGFMIIFGDIAVVTVQILSMTGIMVAFLGMDKLFAMLISVIAFTLITFFGGMKGVAITDSIQAILIFGGLFLGMAVLYYMNGGFGVIFNALPDGYFKVFTSTNALGAFNMAIATFGTAAVSQSIIFARVFSAKDSKTAKRSLYLLIPTAFFGFLFVSLLGYGARAILGPDLPPDQVFPLVVTELLPPFVGGVLLAVVIAAIITSTNSILLSASVNLSRDFYQQIVKKDASSRELKTVGQTAVVVFALISFALAYLMPDIVTAIVFAYTMYTAGLLIPMYVGFLWKGATATAGMYSIIGGGGTALIWYILKQPFGLPPMIPSLIVSLAAIIFISLFTKKPTKEQLQVFDVK; translated from the coding sequence ATGTATGTAACAGCAATTTTATTATATATTGTGTTCATTGTAGGTATTGGTATTTTTTATAAACGTTATGTAAAAGGCATAGAAGATTTTGCTTTAGCAGGCAGAAGCCTAGGGACCCCTGTTTTGTTGGGTACTCTGTTCGCCACACTTGTCGGTGGAGCAACTGTTGTAGGTTATACAGGTAGTTTTTATCTAATGGGGCTAGATTGGTGGTTTAGTGCAATTGGTGCAATACTGGGTATCTTGGTAGCTGCTATAATTCTGGCTGAAAAATTCCGTAAATTCGAACAATTTACAGTTCCAGATATGCTTGCAATGCGATATGATAATCGCTCTCGGTATGTCAGCGGGTTTATGATTATTTTTGGGGATATTGCTGTAGTAACTGTACAGATACTTTCGATGACTGGCATTATGGTGGCGTTTTTAGGGATGGATAAATTATTTGCCATGTTAATTAGTGTCATCGCTTTCACCCTTATCACATTCTTTGGGGGCATGAAGGGCGTCGCCATTACGGACAGTATTCAAGCCATTCTGATATTCGGCGGATTATTTTTGGGAATGGCAGTCCTTTACTATATGAATGGAGGATTTGGGGTCATATTCAATGCTTTGCCGGATGGGTATTTTAAAGTCTTTACAAGTACGAATGCTTTGGGTGCTTTTAATATGGCTATTGCAACTTTTGGAACAGCCGCTGTATCCCAATCCATCATTTTTGCCAGAGTATTTTCTGCAAAAGATAGTAAAACTGCGAAAAGAAGTTTGTACTTGCTGATTCCTACAGCGTTCTTCGGCTTTTTATTTGTTTCTCTGTTAGGCTATGGTGCGAGGGCGATATTGGGTCCCGATCTCCCACCGGATCAGGTCTTCCCGCTTGTGGTGACTGAGCTGTTACCCCCATTCGTTGGTGGTGTTTTATTGGCAGTCGTTATCGCGGCTATTATTACATCTACGAACTCAATATTACTTAGTGCCAGCGTCAACTTGTCCCGCGATTTCTATCAACAAATTGTGAAAAAAGATGCTTCCAGTAGAGAGTTGAAGACAGTGGGGCAAACTGCTGTTGTAGTATTTGCGCTTATAAGCTTTGCTTTAGCTTATTTAATGCCGGACATTGTAACAGCCATCGTCTTCGCTTATACGATGTACACTGCAGGTTTATTAATTCCAATGTATGTAGGTTTTTTATGGAAAGGCGCTACTGCTACGGCGGGTATGTATTCTATCATTGGAGGCGGCGGAACTGCCCTTATTTGGTATATACTAAAACAGCCATTCGGGTTGCCACCAATGATTCCCTCTTTGATCGTATCCTTAGCAGCGATTATTTTTATAAGTTTGTTCACTAAAAAGCCGACAAAAGAGCAACTACAAGTTTTTGACGTAAAATAA
- a CDS encoding polysaccharide deacetylase family protein, with protein MKKVVILLLLCLWSLPNLAEASEARAVKITETTPVFNEKQKVAVFQKGTTHTALKESDRFYHTVIGNEEVKFSKMRAVVVNSEPQNLKGSHPVRLKTVKTAEILEKPSVKAKAIGSIQANIMIQAQHQKGNYFPIVIGGSTGYIHKSMVQIEMGIPVLTYHDIVLTKTDQNVSKLELAKFQEQMEYLKRNHWTTITPAELELWVQKKKTLPKKSVLITFDDGYKSTIDLAYPVLKQHGLQATSFLITSRINRPGMVSEEDLIRTQDVYSYQNHTHAFHLFNSKTNLSYLQSESQEAIFLDILQANRSIESILGTNVIAHAYPYGKRGPQAVRALKAAGITSAYTIEEGNVFQGDSLYSLNRQRVHSGMSLKDFANKLEGK; from the coding sequence TTGAAGAAAGTAGTCATATTATTGCTTCTTTGTTTATGGAGTTTGCCGAATTTGGCTGAGGCATCGGAAGCCAGAGCAGTGAAAATTACAGAAACGACTCCCGTATTCAATGAAAAGCAGAAAGTCGCCGTTTTTCAAAAAGGGACTACCCATACGGCCCTCAAAGAATCGGACCGTTTTTACCATACCGTCATAGGAAATGAAGAAGTCAAGTTTTCAAAAATGCGGGCTGTCGTCGTAAACAGCGAACCGCAAAATTTGAAAGGATCACATCCCGTCCGGCTGAAAACGGTAAAGACCGCCGAGATCTTGGAAAAGCCCTCTGTCAAAGCAAAGGCGATAGGCAGTATCCAAGCGAATATTATGATCCAGGCCCAACACCAGAAAGGTAATTATTTTCCAATTGTCATTGGTGGATCCACGGGATATATCCATAAAAGCATGGTGCAGATTGAAATGGGCATCCCCGTACTCACATACCATGACATCGTCCTCACCAAGACAGATCAAAACGTCTCCAAATTGGAACTCGCCAAGTTCCAAGAGCAGATGGAGTACTTGAAGCGCAACCATTGGACAACCATTACGCCCGCCGAGCTCGAGCTATGGGTGCAAAAGAAAAAGACCTTGCCGAAAAAGTCTGTGTTGATCACGTTCGATGACGGCTATAAATCGACGATCGATTTGGCCTACCCTGTCTTGAAACAACACGGGCTCCAAGCGACGTCCTTCCTTATCACAAGCCGCATCAATCGGCCCGGCATGGTATCGGAAGAAGATTTGATCCGTACGCAAGATGTTTATTCTTATCAAAATCATACCCATGCGTTTCACCTGTTTAATTCGAAAACCAATTTAAGTTATCTCCAATCGGAATCGCAAGAAGCAATCTTCCTGGACATCCTGCAAGCAAACCGCAGCATCGAGAGCATTTTGGGAACAAACGTGATCGCCCACGCGTATCCCTACGGAAAACGGGGGCCGCAAGCTGTCCGGGCATTAAAGGCAGCCGGCATCACGAGTGCTTACACGATTGAGGAAGGAAACGTCTTCCAAGGCGACTCCCTCTACTCCCTTAATCGCCAACGCGTCCATTCAGGCATGTCCTTGAAAGACTTCGCAAATAAATTGGAAGGTAAATGA
- a CDS encoding DL-endopeptidase inhibitor IseA family protein, whose amino-acid sequence MKRVWMMGLALLVVFFFSFQGAGMAAPKNNDELTAEKAVKLAADWAAMKSLVQAGGHYKEGEYKTFTYKGTSYRFMAGDLDSTKELMTELEKSLTKKAARQYVNDSGFIRYKGKVAQVEADGGSLLEWNKATAKELNSFKHKKVFELHVPMAGMKEMDVFQVTYEYGKKSGWRLSELPVLVVK is encoded by the coding sequence TTGAAGAGAGTATGGATGATGGGGTTGGCGCTGCTAGTGGTATTCTTTTTTTCATTTCAAGGGGCTGGGATGGCTGCGCCGAAAAACAATGACGAGTTGACTGCGGAGAAGGCGGTAAAACTGGCGGCGGACTGGGCAGCTATGAAAAGCTTGGTGCAAGCGGGAGGCCATTATAAAGAAGGAGAATATAAAACGTTCACGTACAAAGGCACGTCGTACCGGTTCATGGCAGGGGATTTGGACAGTACGAAGGAATTGATGACGGAATTGGAAAAGTCACTAACGAAAAAAGCGGCCCGACAATATGTGAACGACAGTGGGTTCATCCGCTACAAAGGGAAAGTGGCGCAAGTCGAAGCGGATGGCGGCTCTCTGTTGGAATGGAACAAAGCGACGGCGAAGGAACTGAATTCATTCAAACATAAAAAAGTGTTCGAACTTCATGTCCCGATGGCGGGGATGAAGGAAATGGATGTTTTCCAAGTCACCTATGAATATGGGAAGAAATCAGGCTGGCGCCTCAGCGAGTTGCCGGTCCTTGTCGTAAAGTGA
- a CDS encoding MurR/RpiR family transcriptional regulator: MEDYQEKVRGHYYKLSNSTKKVAKYLLDFPQSFAMLSASEIGKEIGVSETTVIRFCHTLKYSGFSELQKEVRDNLISTKSSLHNFREDKETITGPGLYYQSIKRDQMKLERMMEQLNEEEIHMAVERLIESEHVLVSGMRSSYAFAHWFSFTLNLMRGDTHMFQAGTDDVINQLLKLNAKSTLFVISFHRYSLETIKFAEQAKKRGTFIIAISDSAFSPIAEYADLHLPIQLQMKSTIDVAPAVISLLNAILAGVSIHDSKRFQKRREDYDSLHVDGFFYPRV, from the coding sequence TTGGAAGACTATCAGGAAAAGGTTAGGGGACACTATTACAAACTAAGTAATAGTACCAAGAAAGTAGCGAAATATCTATTAGACTTTCCACAATCATTTGCCATGCTATCTGCAAGTGAAATAGGCAAGGAAATTGGAGTAAGTGAAACAACGGTTATTCGTTTCTGTCATACCTTAAAATACAGCGGCTTTAGTGAGCTCCAAAAAGAAGTTAGAGACAATCTCATAAGTACAAAAAGTAGCTTACACAACTTTCGGGAAGATAAGGAGACCATCACTGGGCCTGGTTTATATTATCAATCTATAAAAAGAGACCAAATGAAACTAGAGAGAATGATGGAACAATTAAATGAAGAAGAGATTCACATGGCAGTTGAACGTTTGATTGAGTCAGAGCATGTGCTTGTTTCGGGGATGCGATCTTCCTATGCTTTTGCGCATTGGTTTAGTTTTACACTAAATCTCATGCGAGGTGATACGCATATGTTTCAAGCTGGCACCGACGACGTGATTAATCAATTACTAAAATTAAATGCAAAAAGCACGTTGTTTGTAATTTCTTTTCATCGATACTCCTTGGAAACAATCAAATTTGCTGAGCAAGCTAAAAAACGTGGAACATTTATAATTGCAATATCCGATTCAGCGTTCTCCCCAATAGCGGAATATGCGGATCTTCATTTGCCTATCCAATTACAAATGAAATCAACAATCGATGTTGCACCCGCTGTGATTTCTTTACTGAATGCGATTCTCGCGGGAGTTTCCATCCACGATAGCAAGAGGTTTCAAAAGAGAAGAGAGGATTATGATTCATTGCATGTGGACGGCTTTTTTTATCCAAGAGTTTGA
- a CDS encoding M81 family metallopeptidase yields the protein MKIFIGQFVHETNTFAAEQTTMENFKLWEWDKGEGILQKHRGVRDYLGGMIDRAEALKLEIIPTISAMAYPSGTITKETYDEIKEELINSLKKHQADALCLNLHGAGVVEGIDDMEGYLLGEIRNAVGYDIPILCTLDLHANLTEKMVQEADVLLGVNFYPHTDSYERGMEAIDLAIKMYKKELNPVMHLTKLPLIIPTSTTNLSPAKDINEICWEWEKETDVVDCTFFHSFPYTDIQHVGVSVLSITNDDPALAAKASEDVANQILSIKERFFQKTLSPQEGLEQALQLEGHPIVINETSDNPGGGTPGDGTYLLRAMLDMGLENACFAFIYDKEVADLAHEAGVGEYIDIKLGGKTDNLHGEPLSVNAYIKSLTDGVFYQSSPMWQGLKNDLGKSVRLQVGGVDIIVCSIKSQVMDEQIFLLHGIDISKYKIVCLKSSQHFRAAFEPQSAKIITVDSPGLTTIDFTSFDYKHVLRPIYPLDQM from the coding sequence ATGAAAATATTTATCGGTCAATTTGTGCATGAAACAAATACTTTTGCGGCTGAGCAGACTACAATGGAAAATTTTAAATTGTGGGAATGGGATAAAGGGGAGGGGATATTACAAAAACATCGGGGTGTAAGGGATTATTTAGGCGGCATGATAGACCGAGCAGAAGCGCTTAAACTTGAAATTATACCAACGATTTCTGCAATGGCTTATCCTTCAGGAACAATAACGAAAGAAACATATGATGAGATAAAAGAGGAGCTGATTAATTCACTCAAAAAGCATCAAGCAGATGCTCTATGTTTAAATTTACATGGTGCTGGTGTTGTGGAAGGCATTGACGATATGGAAGGGTATTTATTAGGTGAAATAAGAAATGCCGTTGGATACGATATTCCGATTTTGTGTACGTTAGATTTGCATGCAAATCTAACGGAAAAGATGGTGCAAGAAGCCGATGTGTTGCTAGGGGTTAATTTTTATCCACATACAGATTCTTATGAACGTGGAATGGAAGCAATTGATCTTGCTATAAAAATGTATAAAAAAGAACTGAACCCTGTCATGCATCTAACGAAGTTGCCGCTGATTATCCCCACATCTACAACCAATCTATCGCCAGCAAAGGATATAAATGAGATTTGTTGGGAATGGGAAAAAGAGACAGACGTAGTGGATTGTACATTTTTTCATAGTTTTCCTTATACTGATATTCAGCATGTTGGAGTTTCGGTATTGTCTATTACAAACGATGATCCAGCCCTAGCTGCAAAGGCAAGTGAAGATGTGGCCAATCAAATTCTATCAATCAAGGAGCGGTTTTTCCAAAAAACTTTGTCCCCTCAAGAGGGGTTGGAACAAGCGTTGCAGCTAGAGGGTCATCCTATTGTCATTAATGAGACGTCGGACAACCCAGGTGGAGGTACGCCTGGTGACGGAACCTACCTTTTAAGAGCGATGCTTGATATGGGGTTGGAAAATGCTTGTTTTGCTTTTATTTATGATAAGGAAGTTGCCGACCTAGCCCATGAAGCAGGTGTAGGCGAATATATCGATATTAAATTAGGGGGGAAAACGGATAATTTGCACGGAGAACCACTATCCGTAAACGCTTATATCAAAAGTTTAACAGATGGAGTGTTTTATCAATCTTCTCCCATGTGGCAGGGGCTGAAAAATGATTTAGGGAAATCCGTCAGATTGCAGGTGGGTGGCGTGGACATTATTGTTTGCTCCATTAAATCGCAAGTAATGGATGAGCAAATATTTTTACTGCATGGTATCGATATTTCGAAATACAAAATTGTTTGTTTAAAATCTAGTCAACATTTTAGGGCGGCATTTGAGCCCCAAAGTGCAAAAATAATCACTGTAGACTCGCCAGGTTTAACTACTATTGATTTTACATCGTTTGATTATAAACATGTTCTACGTCCTATTTATCCTCTCGATCAAATGTAA
- a CDS encoding FAD synthetase family protein, with amino-acid sequence MEVIFMDKQNIGVCEPAVLALGFFDGVHIGHTRLIEKAGAIAKRDELQLAVMTFYPHPKEVLAGQKFDYLMSLEAKIDKMEKLGVERLYVAKFTKEFAQLSPEQFVQEYIVDKQVKHVVAGFDYTYGHMGKGNMDMMERLGEGRFGVTVLSKVVVEDRKISSTYIRDLLIEGEVESIKSYLGSEYVTRGIISAGRMFPKEHGYCLFDFISTEGTMLPREGIYRIEWDRNEQMEAALAIVYANEENEKSVAIKVKQSKGTFPDQYPVAFRWLELLESGDRVAEKEIMYS; translated from the coding sequence ATGGAAGTGATTTTCATGGACAAACAAAATATCGGGGTATGCGAGCCGGCAGTTCTCGCGTTAGGATTTTTCGACGGGGTACATATCGGCCATACGCGGCTGATTGAAAAGGCTGGAGCGATCGCGAAGCGGGATGAATTGCAATTGGCGGTGATGACATTTTACCCGCATCCAAAAGAAGTATTGGCGGGGCAGAAGTTCGATTATTTGATGTCGTTGGAAGCGAAGATCGACAAGATGGAGAAGCTTGGGGTGGAACGTTTGTATGTCGCAAAGTTCACGAAAGAATTCGCCCAGCTAAGCCCGGAACAATTTGTGCAAGAGTATATCGTGGACAAGCAGGTCAAGCATGTGGTGGCAGGTTTTGATTACACGTATGGACATATGGGGAAAGGGAATATGGATATGATGGAGCGGTTGGGAGAAGGCCGTTTCGGTGTAACCGTGTTATCCAAAGTGGTGGTGGAAGACCGGAAAATCAGCTCAACTTATATCCGCGACCTTCTGATTGAAGGAGAGGTGGAGTCCATTAAATCGTATCTCGGCTCGGAATATGTCACGCGCGGCATTATAAGTGCAGGCCGAATGTTTCCGAAAGAACACGGCTATTGCCTGTTCGATTTCATCTCCACCGAGGGGACCATGCTTCCGAGGGAGGGGATCTATCGGATCGAATGGGACCGGAATGAACAGATGGAAGCCGCGCTCGCCATCGTCTATGCGAATGAAGAGAATGAGAAATCGGTTGCCATCAAAGTGAAGCAAAGTAAAGGTACTTTTCCTGACCAGTATCCGGTCGCCTTCAGATGGCTGGAGCTGCTGGAAAGTGGAGATCGGGTAGCTGAGAAGGAAATTATGTATAGTTGA
- a CDS encoding M20 peptidase aminoacylase family protein: protein MKELIQQIQSDVNEIFDHLHTNPEISWKEVETTRYLKERLEAEGFAVSTFDDMTGLVAEIGTGAPCIGLRSDIDALWQEVDGVYQANHSCGHDAHMTITLGAMLLLKKLGIPKQGRLKVLFQPAEEKGTGALALVNKGVVDDIDYLFGLHMRPIQEIRHGYAAPAILHGAAKTIKGKIIGTEAHGARPHLGQNAIEVAAMLVQSIHAIHVDPVVPHSAKMTMFQAGGESSNIIPGTGVFSLDLRAQTNVIMAELEERVQNAIRSVASLFGVEIEYEASEAIAAAEVDDSAVQLMAQAIEDTLGTDFVKEPIVTPGGEDFHFYTLKRPNIKATMLGLGCDLAPGLHHPQMSFNRDSLLTGIEIMARTVIHAFEQLEKEK from the coding sequence ATGAAGGAATTGATTCAACAAATTCAGTCCGATGTGAACGAGATTTTTGACCATTTACATACCAATCCGGAAATCAGTTGGAAAGAGGTGGAGACGACCCGTTACTTGAAAGAACGATTGGAAGCGGAAGGGTTTGCAGTGTCGACTTTCGATGATATGACAGGGCTTGTTGCGGAAATCGGGACGGGCGCGCCTTGTATTGGGTTGCGGTCTGATATTGACGCGCTCTGGCAAGAAGTCGATGGCGTCTATCAGGCGAACCATTCTTGCGGGCATGATGCGCATATGACGATTACCTTAGGGGCGATGCTCTTATTGAAAAAGTTAGGGATACCGAAACAGGGACGATTGAAAGTCCTGTTCCAACCCGCAGAAGAAAAAGGGACCGGGGCGCTTGCTTTAGTCAATAAAGGGGTGGTTGATGATATCGATTATTTATTCGGCCTTCATATGCGGCCGATCCAGGAAATTCGTCATGGCTATGCAGCACCGGCCATCCTGCACGGCGCTGCTAAGACGATCAAGGGAAAAATTATCGGGACGGAAGCGCACGGTGCAAGGCCGCATCTCGGGCAAAATGCGATTGAAGTGGCGGCCATGCTTGTGCAAAGCATCCATGCCATCCATGTCGATCCCGTCGTTCCACATTCTGCGAAAATGACGATGTTCCAAGCAGGTGGTGAGTCGAGCAATATCATTCCAGGGACCGGCGTCTTCAGTTTGGATTTGCGCGCCCAAACCAATGTCATCATGGCCGAATTGGAGGAGAGAGTGCAAAATGCTATCCGATCGGTGGCATCCCTCTTCGGAGTCGAGATTGAGTACGAAGCATCCGAAGCGATTGCCGCGGCGGAAGTGGATGATAGTGCTGTGCAATTAATGGCACAAGCGATTGAGGACACGCTCGGAACTGATTTTGTGAAGGAGCCGATTGTGACACCGGGCGGAGAAGATTTTCATTTTTACACATTGAAACGTCCGAATATCAAAGCGACGATGCTTGGATTGGGCTGCGATCTTGCGCCTGGCCTTCACCATCCGCAAATGTCGTTCAACCGGGATAGCCTTCTGACGGGGATTGAAATCATGGCGAGAACGGTCATCCATGCGTTTGAGCAATTGGAAAAAGAAAAGTAA
- a CDS encoding sporulation histidine kinase inhibitor Sda, whose protein sequence is MIQLSNDLLIESYIKAKNIKLHPDFIEMLENEMRRRSLLTVPSSLSSNVDLDYVHFQSTPPSH, encoded by the coding sequence ATGATCCAACTGTCCAATGATTTACTTATCGAATCCTATATAAAAGCAAAGAATATCAAGCTGCATCCTGATTTCATCGAAATGTTGGAAAATGAAATGCGACGTCGTTCCTTGTTGACTGTGCCATCATCATTAAGCAGCAACGTCGATCTGGATTATGTTCACTTTCAATCAACTCCTCCGTCGCATTAA
- the menC gene encoding o-succinylbenzoate synthase, whose amino-acid sequence MIIKEVNIRRMKMKMKHPFTTSFGTMQEKEFLLAEVKDELGNSGWGESVAFHSPWYNEETIETNLHIIEDFLIPLVLEKEIGYPDVVNELFGFIRKNNMAKSTIEGAIWDLYAKRNQLTLAEALGGKADKIEVGISIGIQENVADLVEIVRGYIEEGYKRIKVKVKPGYDIEVLRELRNHFPDVPLMADANSAYTLQDIDLLKQLDEFNLTMVEQPLASDDIIDHATLQKAITTPVCLDESIHSLEDTRKALELGSCKIINIKIGRVGGLTEAKRIHDYCMERGVPVWCGGMLESGIGRAHNVALTTLPNFILPGDTAGSSRYWEEDIISPEVVVEDGYITVPTAYGIGYEPNLEIMDKYTVEEMNYTAE is encoded by the coding sequence ATGATTATTAAAGAAGTGAACATCCGCAGAATGAAAATGAAGATGAAACACCCGTTTACGACAAGCTTCGGAACAATGCAGGAAAAAGAATTTCTACTAGCGGAAGTGAAGGACGAACTGGGTAATTCCGGTTGGGGTGAGTCCGTTGCGTTTCACTCACCTTGGTACAACGAGGAAACGATTGAAACGAATCTGCATATAATAGAAGATTTTCTGATTCCGCTCGTGCTGGAAAAAGAAATAGGGTACCCAGATGTAGTGAATGAGCTGTTTGGGTTCATCCGCAAAAATAATATGGCGAAGTCGACAATCGAAGGTGCGATTTGGGACCTGTACGCGAAGCGCAACCAATTGACGCTTGCGGAAGCATTGGGCGGAAAAGCAGATAAAATTGAAGTCGGCATTAGTATCGGAATCCAAGAGAATGTAGCTGATTTGGTGGAAATAGTCCGTGGTTATATAGAAGAAGGATATAAACGCATCAAAGTGAAGGTTAAACCGGGCTATGATATTGAAGTTCTCCGCGAATTGCGGAACCATTTCCCGGATGTCCCGTTGATGGCGGATGCCAATTCGGCGTATACGCTTCAGGATATCGATCTACTTAAGCAGTTGGATGAATTCAATTTGACGATGGTCGAGCAGCCGCTCGCATCGGATGATATTATCGACCATGCCACGCTGCAAAAAGCCATAACAACACCGGTCTGCCTGGATGAAAGCATCCACTCTCTGGAGGATACACGGAAAGCGCTGGAACTCGGAAGCTGTAAAATCATTAATATTAAAATCGGCCGGGTCGGCGGTTTGACTGAAGCAAAGAGAATTCACGACTACTGTATGGAACGCGGCGTGCCGGTTTGGTGTGGCGGCATGTTGGAATCAGGAATCGGCCGCGCACATAATGTAGCACTAACGACATTACCGAATTTCATCTTACCTGGGGATACGGCAGGCTCTTCCCGTTATTGGGAGGAGGACATCATCTCGCCGGAAGTCGTCGTGGAAGATGGCTATATCACCGTTCCGACCGCTTATGGAATCGGCTATGAGCCGAATCTCGAAATAATGGACAAATATACGGTGGAAGAAATGAATTACACGGCGGAATAA
- the yhdJ gene encoding adenine-specific DNA-methyltransferase, translated as MWNTIFNNLEFQHMNNEMSFVAQGSSLEILRKMNEASVDLIFADPPYNIGKDFGNNKDSWADVKEYIAWCKQWIDECFRVLKPTGTFYFMTATQHMPYLDIYVNENYHVLSRIVWAYDSSGVQSKKMFGSLYEPILMANKSAKDHYTFNYEDIMVEAKTGAQRKLIDYRKTPPQPYNTKKVPGNVWEMPRVRFKMEEYENHPTQKPESLLKRIILASSNEGDVVLDPFSGSFTTSAVAVKLGRKAIGIDLNEEYFKIGIRRTGIADAYEGEPLQKDKSRKTANKSKKDHSEGPDDPRYIQGALF; from the coding sequence ATGTGGAACACTATTTTCAATAACTTGGAATTTCAACATATGAATAATGAGATGAGCTTCGTCGCACAAGGCAGCAGTTTGGAGATTTTGCGTAAAATGAACGAGGCTTCGGTCGATTTGATCTTTGCGGATCCTCCCTATAACATCGGGAAGGATTTCGGGAACAACAAGGACTCCTGGGCGGATGTAAAGGAATATATCGCGTGGTGTAAACAGTGGATCGATGAATGCTTCCGCGTTTTGAAGCCGACAGGGACATTTTATTTCATGACGGCGACGCAGCATATGCCTTATTTGGATATATACGTGAATGAAAATTATCATGTCCTGTCCCGAATCGTGTGGGCTTACGATAGTTCCGGCGTTCAATCGAAGAAAATGTTCGGCTCTTTATATGAACCGATTCTTATGGCGAATAAATCCGCGAAAGACCATTACACATTCAATTATGAAGATATTATGGTGGAGGCGAAAACGGGGGCTCAACGGAAGTTGATTGATTACCGGAAAACGCCACCGCAACCTTACAATACGAAAAAAGTGCCTGGAAACGTCTGGGAGATGCCGCGGGTCCGTTTTAAAATGGAGGAGTATGAAAACCATCCGACCCAAAAACCAGAGTCGTTGCTCAAGCGGATCATCCTTGCCTCCAGCAATGAAGGGGATGTCGTGCTCGACCCGTTTTCCGGTTCGTTCACCACATCTGCCGTAGCGGTCAAGTTGGGCCGGAAGGCGATCGGAATCGATTTGAATGAAGAATATTTTAAAATCGGCATCCGTCGGACGGGCATTGCAGATGCGTATGAAGGCGAACCGTTGCAGAAGGATAAAAGCCGGAAAACGGCCAATAAATCGAAAAAAGACCATTCGGAAGGTCCCGACGATCCGAGATATATTCAAGGAGCCCTCTTTTGA